A region of Acidisarcina sp. DNA encodes the following proteins:
- a CDS encoding YncE family protein has product MRLRSLLYSLPVVASALLPMSSTVAAFAADATGPYSIVDHWKIGGEGGWDYLVTDSAKHTLYLTHGTRVEVVDTDTGKVVGAIQELKGTHGVALDADGKKGYISEGAGNAVVVFDRQTYEKVNSIPVGTNPDAILFEPVTKTIWAFNGKSNDASVIDGDTQKVVATIKLSGRPEFSVSDGKGTIFVNIETKNSIVRLDAKSKAVTAEWPLPGCESPSGLAMDVAGQQLFSVCDGKVMTVTDASSGKQLAKVAIGDGSDAAAFEEKNQLAFSSNGDGTLSVVDAKAHKVIQTLATQKGARTMALDAGRDRVYLVTAEFGPKPAATAANPRPRATPVPGSFTVIAVGRK; this is encoded by the coding sequence ATGCGACTCAGGAGTTTGCTGTATTCCCTTCCGGTGGTGGCGTCTGCGCTGCTGCCGATGAGCTCAACGGTTGCCGCGTTCGCGGCCGATGCGACAGGACCCTACTCGATTGTGGACCACTGGAAGATTGGCGGAGAGGGCGGCTGGGATTACCTGGTAACAGATTCCGCCAAACACACGCTGTACCTGACGCATGGGACGCGCGTGGAAGTAGTGGATACCGATACCGGGAAGGTGGTGGGCGCTATCCAGGAGTTGAAGGGAACCCACGGCGTGGCTCTGGATGCGGATGGGAAGAAGGGATACATCAGCGAGGGCGCCGGAAATGCTGTCGTCGTATTCGACAGGCAGACGTATGAAAAAGTTAACTCGATTCCGGTGGGCACCAACCCTGATGCGATTCTGTTTGAGCCGGTAACGAAGACCATTTGGGCGTTCAATGGGAAGAGCAACGATGCGTCCGTGATCGATGGGGACACACAGAAGGTAGTTGCGACGATCAAGCTATCCGGCAGGCCGGAGTTTTCCGTATCCGATGGCAAGGGAACAATATTCGTGAACATTGAGACGAAGAACTCCATCGTGCGCCTGGATGCAAAGTCGAAGGCGGTGACGGCGGAGTGGCCGCTGCCAGGGTGCGAGTCTCCTTCGGGCCTGGCGATGGATGTGGCGGGTCAGCAGCTGTTCTCCGTTTGTGACGGCAAGGTGATGACGGTGACGGATGCCAGTTCCGGTAAACAACTTGCTAAAGTGGCCATTGGAGATGGTTCGGATGCTGCTGCCTTCGAGGAGAAGAATCAACTGGCGTTCAGCTCCAACGGCGATGGCACTCTGAGTGTGGTGGATGCGAAGGCTCACAAGGTGATCCAGACGCTTGCCACGCAGAAGGGAGCGCGAACAATGGCTCTTGATGCCGGCAGGGACCGCGTCTACCTGGTGACAGCGGAGTTTGGACCGAAGCCTGCGGCCACGGCGGCAAACCCCAGGCCGCGTGCAACGCCTGTCCCCGGGAGTTTCACCGTAATTGCTGTTGGGCGGAAGTAA
- a CDS encoding HAMP domain-containing sensor histidine kinase — MRRYSITRRIVSLVLAVELVSAVCVTAFAFFYERHTHFHSFDIALQGRADTVMGSVTESPDEGTEAVTLDMADLSLPKEALFAVREENGQELGRSRNWIDLDEDLWKGADGFVNLRVAGREYRAIRMHGLRIVDPGVANVRHSMVVLVAAPTRWVWQEVFGAVRMFALANVVLLLLTAVLVPMLVRRSIGPLTMLAAEAGRISPERWRFQPAEEIRSVEELRPLVEALEGVIGRLERSFAQQRQFVSDGAHELKTAVSVVKSSVQLLGLRARTAQEYAEGLERCNADCARMEDLAHKMLLLARVEEFAPAQASERTEIMDGIRSAMVELAPIAELRKVELRSDGQRDLTAAIAPEMWRSVCVNVLLNAVQHSPSYGVVRMTASRRGDVVLCVVEDEGEGVPASALPYIFDRFYRGDPSRSRRTGGTGLGLAICKAILDRAAGKISIENIALGGTRVKIELPLAAAMALPREGVTVS; from the coding sequence ATGAGGCGCTATTCGATTACGCGGAGGATCGTTTCCCTGGTGCTGGCGGTGGAGTTGGTGTCGGCCGTGTGTGTCACTGCATTCGCGTTCTTTTATGAGCGACACACGCACTTCCATTCGTTCGACATTGCATTGCAAGGGCGGGCGGATACGGTGATGGGCTCGGTCACCGAGAGTCCCGATGAGGGAACCGAGGCAGTGACCCTGGACATGGCGGACCTGTCGCTGCCGAAAGAGGCGCTCTTCGCCGTGCGCGAAGAGAATGGGCAGGAGCTGGGTCGCTCCAGGAATTGGATAGATCTGGATGAAGATTTGTGGAAGGGTGCGGACGGCTTTGTGAATCTTCGGGTCGCGGGCAGAGAGTACCGCGCGATACGCATGCACGGTTTGCGAATCGTCGATCCGGGAGTTGCAAATGTGAGGCACTCCATGGTGGTGCTCGTGGCAGCGCCGACACGGTGGGTCTGGCAGGAGGTGTTCGGCGCAGTCCGGATGTTTGCGCTGGCGAACGTGGTTCTTCTGCTGCTGACGGCTGTGCTGGTGCCGATGCTGGTTCGACGGAGCATTGGGCCGCTGACGATGCTGGCCGCCGAGGCTGGCCGCATCTCTCCGGAGCGCTGGCGGTTTCAACCGGCGGAAGAGATCCGAAGCGTGGAGGAACTGCGCCCGCTGGTGGAGGCGCTGGAGGGAGTCATCGGACGTCTGGAGAGATCGTTCGCGCAACAGCGTCAGTTTGTCAGCGATGGGGCACACGAGTTGAAGACAGCAGTTTCCGTAGTGAAGTCGTCGGTACAGCTTCTGGGGCTGAGGGCCAGAACAGCGCAGGAGTATGCCGAAGGGCTGGAGCGCTGCAACGCAGACTGCGCGAGGATGGAAGACCTCGCTCACAAGATGCTGCTGCTGGCGCGCGTGGAGGAATTCGCTCCTGCACAGGCGTCGGAGCGCACTGAGATCATGGACGGCATACGGTCGGCGATGGTGGAGCTTGCTCCGATAGCCGAGTTGCGGAAGGTGGAATTACGCAGTGATGGGCAGCGGGATCTGACCGCCGCGATTGCGCCGGAGATGTGGCGCAGTGTATGCGTCAATGTGCTCTTGAATGCCGTGCAACATAGTCCCTCTTATGGTGTTGTGAGAATGACGGCATCGCGGCGCGGAGATGTTGTGCTGTGTGTCGTCGAAGATGAAGGGGAAGGAGTCCCGGCGTCTGCGCTGCCGTATATCTTTGACCGCTTCTATCGCGGGGATCCGTCGCGCTCGCGGCGTACCGGAGGCACCGGCCTGGGACTGGCAATCTGCAAGGCGATCCTCGATCGCGCAGCCGGAAAGATCTCAATAGAGAACATCGCACTTGGTGGAACGCGGGTGAAGATCGAGCTTCCGCTGGCAGCGGCGATGGCTCTCCCTCGTGAAGGCGTCACCGTTTCCTGA
- a CDS encoding efflux RND transporter permease subunit: MSQTATPIYTADSKEESFWLSTASKTIFFFLLVLTLAGIYGAMQVPISVFPVTNFPRVVIGVDNGVQPVEQMQVTVTKPIEEAVNSVPGLLTVRSTTSRGSAEVSLFFDWTVDMNLTLQLVDAALARVEQTLPPTARVTSHRLTFATFPILGYSLSSNTLSQTQLWEIATYDLKPPLNRVNGVSTVTVQGGQVPEFHIIPDPARLQTTGVTLLDIVNAVQNSNIIDSPGLYEANHQLILGLVGAQAHDAAHLGDLLIKTTTAGAPVRVSDIATVRPDTMPVYTTVTANGHPAVLLNIARQPSSNTVEVADAVAREVDQLKTKLPAGVQLTPFYDQSELVREAIASVRDAILIGLLLACVILFLFLRDWSSSLIAGLVIPVTVAITVLFLWLIGQSFNLMTLGGLAAAIGLVIDDAIVVVENIVVHRDAGQTRVVAVRKALREITTPLVFSTLTPVVVFLPLISVTGVTGSFFRALAITMTAALLTSLALALTFTPALSLFLLSHSRKAKAAAETETRGTTLQMLEGDATAQPHSEHDSGPIMRRVLHVHARVLNAALTRPLALAAACVVVVIIGYFSYTGLGSDLLPAMDEGAFILDYLTPAGTSLTETNRILQHVEQILRNTPEVAITSRRTGLQMGLAAVTEANTGDFTVRLKTKRSRSIDEIIADVRQQIKATEPALDVEFVQVLQDMIGDLSNSPEPIQVKLFSHDAALLTDLGPRVQAAIAKIPGVVDTQNGIDNTISGPATSFQIEPVVAGRLGFTPTEVAEDATSILDGLPTNDPMVVNGRPYTIRVRLPQENRASLDAIQNTVFNSSTGHTATLGSLAQVIQLPPQNEIRKENLQQLVVVSGRLEGSDLGTAMAKVRTTVDGLHLPSSVRVEYGGTYQEQQKSFADLARVLLLALALVFGVLLAEFRNFSAPLAILTSSVLSITGVVLALLITHTDFNVASFMGLIMVIGIVAKNGILLLDADRKFRTEAEQNEDGDPDTRRDLAKEAMLHAAQRRLRPIVMTAIAAVCGMLPLAFALGAGSQMLQPLAIAVIGGLFISIVLSLVVTPVIYYSLTRNHPA; this comes from the coding sequence ATGAGCCAGACTGCCACTCCGATCTATACCGCTGATTCGAAGGAAGAATCGTTCTGGCTCTCTACTGCGTCCAAAACCATCTTCTTCTTCCTCCTGGTTCTCACCCTCGCCGGCATTTATGGGGCTATGCAAGTCCCCATCTCTGTCTTTCCGGTGACTAACTTTCCGCGCGTCGTCATCGGCGTGGACAACGGGGTGCAGCCCGTCGAACAGATGCAGGTGACGGTCACCAAACCTATCGAGGAAGCAGTCAACAGCGTCCCGGGACTCCTCACCGTGCGCAGCACCACCAGCCGCGGCTCCGCGGAGGTCAGCCTCTTCTTCGACTGGACGGTCGATATGAACCTGACGCTGCAACTGGTTGATGCAGCACTCGCGAGAGTCGAGCAGACGCTGCCCCCCACTGCGCGCGTGACGAGCCATCGTCTTACCTTCGCTACGTTTCCAATTCTCGGCTATTCGCTCTCGTCCAACACGCTCTCCCAGACACAGCTTTGGGAGATCGCTACCTACGACCTGAAGCCGCCGCTCAACCGTGTCAACGGAGTCAGTACGGTAACCGTTCAAGGCGGACAGGTCCCGGAGTTCCACATCATTCCGGACCCAGCGCGGCTGCAGACCACCGGCGTAACCTTGCTCGACATTGTCAATGCGGTCCAGAACTCCAACATCATCGATTCTCCCGGCCTCTATGAAGCGAATCATCAACTCATCCTCGGACTCGTCGGAGCCCAGGCACACGATGCCGCACATCTGGGGGATCTGTTAATCAAGACCACGACAGCAGGCGCGCCGGTCCGAGTCTCGGACATCGCCACTGTCCGTCCCGACACAATGCCGGTCTACACCACCGTCACGGCAAATGGCCATCCCGCGGTTCTCCTAAACATCGCCCGTCAACCCTCCAGCAATACCGTAGAAGTAGCGGACGCAGTCGCCCGCGAAGTTGACCAACTCAAGACCAAGCTACCGGCGGGTGTTCAACTGACTCCGTTCTACGACCAGTCGGAGCTTGTCCGGGAAGCAATCGCCAGTGTCCGGGATGCAATCCTTATCGGCTTGCTACTCGCCTGCGTCATCCTCTTTCTCTTTCTGCGCGATTGGAGCTCTTCCCTCATCGCAGGCCTCGTCATCCCCGTCACTGTCGCGATCACCGTGCTGTTTCTCTGGCTCATCGGCCAAAGCTTTAACCTGATGACCCTGGGTGGACTTGCAGCAGCAATCGGCCTGGTGATCGATGATGCCATCGTGGTCGTAGAGAATATCGTTGTCCATCGCGACGCTGGGCAGACGCGTGTCGTAGCCGTTCGCAAGGCCCTCCGCGAAATCACCACGCCGCTGGTCTTCTCCACTCTGACCCCGGTCGTTGTCTTCCTTCCCCTGATCTCAGTCACGGGAGTTACTGGCAGCTTCTTCCGCGCCCTTGCCATCACGATGACGGCTGCGCTGCTCACGTCGCTTGCTCTCGCGCTCACCTTCACTCCTGCGTTGAGCCTCTTCCTGCTCAGCCACTCCCGCAAAGCCAAAGCAGCAGCCGAAACGGAGACGCGGGGTACAACGTTGCAGATGCTCGAGGGAGACGCGACCGCCCAGCCTCATAGCGAACACGACAGCGGCCCCATCATGCGGCGTGTTCTCCATGTGCACGCTCGCGTCCTCAACGCAGCCCTCACGCGGCCACTCGCTCTCGCAGCGGCGTGCGTAGTGGTCGTGATTATCGGATACTTCAGCTACACCGGCCTCGGCTCCGACCTGCTTCCAGCGATGGACGAAGGAGCGTTTATCCTCGACTACCTGACGCCAGCCGGAACATCGCTCACCGAGACCAATCGCATTCTTCAGCATGTAGAGCAGATTCTCCGCAACACTCCCGAAGTGGCCATCACCTCACGCCGGACGGGTCTGCAGATGGGCCTTGCGGCGGTTACAGAAGCCAACACAGGCGATTTTACCGTTCGCCTCAAGACCAAGCGCTCCCGCTCCATCGACGAAATCATTGCAGACGTCCGGCAGCAGATTAAGGCCACCGAGCCCGCCCTCGATGTGGAGTTCGTTCAGGTCCTCCAGGACATGATCGGCGATCTCTCCAACTCGCCCGAACCCATTCAGGTCAAGCTCTTCTCTCACGATGCCGCGCTCCTGACAGATCTCGGTCCCCGGGTGCAGGCCGCCATCGCCAAGATCCCCGGAGTCGTCGATACCCAGAACGGAATCGACAACACCATCAGCGGTCCCGCAACCAGCTTCCAGATTGAACCGGTAGTCGCAGGCCGTCTCGGCTTCACTCCGACCGAAGTCGCCGAAGATGCCACATCCATTCTGGATGGCCTCCCGACCAACGATCCAATGGTCGTCAATGGCCGCCCCTACACCATTCGCGTGCGTTTGCCTCAGGAAAATCGTGCGTCGCTCGACGCCATCCAGAACACCGTTTTCAACTCAAGTACCGGTCACACCGCCACTCTCGGTTCGCTCGCCCAGGTAATTCAACTTCCGCCGCAGAATGAGATTCGCAAAGAGAATCTTCAGCAACTGGTTGTCGTCTCCGGCCGTCTTGAAGGCTCAGACCTGGGCACCGCCATGGCCAAGGTCCGCACCACCGTCGATGGGCTCCACCTGCCATCCAGCGTGCGCGTCGAATATGGCGGCACCTACCAGGAGCAGCAGAAGTCCTTCGCCGATCTCGCCCGCGTTCTTCTTCTCGCACTGGCCCTGGTCTTCGGCGTGCTGCTGGCGGAGTTCCGCAACTTCTCCGCGCCTCTGGCCATCCTCACCAGCTCCGTCCTCTCCATCACCGGCGTGGTTCTGGCTTTGCTCATCACTCATACAGACTTCAATGTTGCCTCTTTCATGGGCCTTATCATGGTGATCGGCATCGTCGCCAAGAACGGAATCCTGTTACTCGATGCCGACAGAAAATTCCGTACAGAAGCGGAACAGAACGAAGACGGCGATCCGGACACGCGGCGCGACCTTGCCAAGGAAGCCATGCTCCACGCAGCGCAGCGCCGACTCCGTCCGATTGTGATGACGGCCATTGCCGCGGTCTGCGGAATGCTTCCCCTGGCTTTCGCGCTCGGCGCCGGCTCCCAGATGCTGCAACCACTTGCCATCGCGGTCATCGGGGGCCTCTTCATCTCGATCGTCCTCAGCCTGGTGGTCACTCCGGTCATCTACTACAGCCTCACCCGCAACCACCCAGCCTGA